A part of Salvelinus alpinus chromosome 5, SLU_Salpinus.1, whole genome shotgun sequence genomic DNA contains:
- the LOC139575609 gene encoding A disintegrin and metalloproteinase with thrombospondin motifs 7-like: MSGCFGVCLRFKCLDVCVCVVYMSVCLCSSVLESVWVFLCVCLGGSFCVCVCVCVCVCVCVCVCVCVCVCVCVCVCVCVCVSFLTAVPVYPSGIPGVQRQIVHCVERTSGIVEEGYCDSTTRPDDKRASCNEELCPAIWWVGEWQKCSATCGEKGLAKRTVLCIQAVGLEENRALQPSECHHMPRPESAAPCNAHVPCPADWSTGNWSECSLTCGGGVRSRKVVCSRNTGVDCDPRKNPSSLTPCYLQDCPQIIDVFGGSNDWSGSGSSSKEINEINSIPDSNPLPKHSTTRAQPRAPNNLNNIIPHPNHIDKTTDNSAKNNVPVDDFYYDYNFIKFHEDISYDFGLGNNGKDLVDDLGLDPQQEPKPSSSAEEHVYRETTTDPPTATSPISTTFKTTPFIREVEEPQDPNLDNADVDGRPQMEKPNEVEREEEDVLLSEDYFLPVSTTPSAPVLGTRFSQSWKGTNGNFGWPHYLSSAASPVSTSMGTTENTHVPQSEENDDENTDIYVHFDVEDGNVGTTIECTTTAPVSHDYEDGTVTTTMVEEVKEVGVLDYNSHQETAIGLQSPGYQDETESPVPPLDPPSPGPVFEFETYEDSFFTTTLSQWEATTSLPYAPPAPDSTEDYNGVFPGEPDFDQQDFEIEPNADSEVNLGVTDSDFTVTSRPVSQEPHLPPSPPPPLSHSLSGNQENIKHSTSTTGSDSSPPTYLEGDPQSPPPSMLAETEPATAQLETDISAQSSTTGPTPSKGANAGPPVPSPYGWSEIDYNEILIPPMLRSRGLDPPLTYQPPVDVTTTTPQDGTKPMPLTQSEPAVPPTQSPEPAVPPTQSPEPAVPPTQSSAPAVPPTQSPEPAVPPTQSPEPAVPPTQSSEPAVPPTQSPEPAVPPTQSSEPAMPTLPTHSPTTLWWTPEPTPVPSQASTPIATASTPIATASTPIATASTPIATASTPIATASTPIATASFWRAGNWSACSTSCGLGAIWRLVVCSTGLVSDCDLTKRPVPARRCYLRPCSSWRIGNWTKCSKNCGGGVTLREIHCFDTRDQRPLRPFHCQTVSTRPVARMPCLPQPCLDWYSSSWGQCSEVCGGGEQQRLVTCPEEDRCDEDHLPSNIQACNSQPCTQWVTGSWGQCSASCGGGVQRRLVKCVNTKTEPGEEEEHAQCDSEPWPENSQKCNLNECDSGPAGLTCLRDRLTFRFCQTLQWLGRCHLPAVRTQCCKTCGRRSRGNERTSRR; the protein is encoded by the exons ATGTCtgggtgctttggtgtgtgtctgCGTTTTAAatgtttagatgtgtgtgtatgtgtagtatacatgtctgtctgtctctgttcttcTGTGTTAGAATCTGTGTgggtctttctgtgtgtgtgtttgggggggtctttctgtgtgtgtgtgtgtgtgtgtgtgtgtgtgtgtgtgtgtgtgtgtgtgtgtgtgtgtgtgtgtgtgtgtgtgtgtgtgtgtgtgtgtgtgtgtgtgtgtgtgtcatttctaACAGCTGTTCCTGTGTATCCCTCTGGAATTCCAGGTGTCCAGCGACAGATTGTTCACTGTGTGGAGAGGACCTCTGGGATAGTAGAAGAGGGCTACTGTGACTCAACGACCCGTCCTGACGATAAACGAGCCAGCTGCAATGAGGAGCTTTGCCCGGCCAT ATGGTGGGTGGGCGAGTGGCAGAAGTGCTCGGCCACGTGCGGTGAGAAGGGCTTGGCCAAGAGGACGGTGCTGTGCATCCAGGCCGTAGGTCTGGAGGAGAACAGAGCCCTGCAGCCCTCTGAATGTCACCacatgcccaggcctgagtcagCGGCGCCTTGTAACGCTCATGTCCCCTGCCCCGCGGACTGGTCCACAGGCAACTGGTCAGAG TGCTCGCTGACGTGTGGCGGTGGTGTGCGGAGCCGAAAGGTTGTCTGTTCCAGAAACACAGGGGTGGACTGTGACCCCCGAAAGAATCCCAGTTCCCTTACTCCATGCTACCTCCAGGACTGTCCTCAGATCATCGACGTCTTCGGTGGCAGCAATGACTGGTCTGGCAGTGGCTCGTCAAGCAAGGAAATCAATGAAATCAACTCCATCCCTGACTCCAACCCCCTGCCCAAACACAGTACGACTAGAGCTCAGCCAAGGGCCCCTAACAATCTGAATAACATCATCCCCCATCCGAATCACATTGACAAGACTACTGACAACTCAGCCAAAAACAATGTACCGGTGGACGATTTTTACTACGACTACAACTTCATCAAATTCCACGAGGACATTTCCTATGACTTTGGCTTGGGGAACAACGGTAAAGACTTGGTGGATGATCTTGGACTAGATCCACAACAGGAGCCTAAACCAAGCTCTAGTGCAGAAGAACATGTTTACAGAGAAACTACAACAGATCCTCCCACAGCTACCTCACCCATTTCTACCACTTTTAAGACGACTCCTTTCATTAGAGAAGTCGAGGAACCACAAGACCCTAACCTGGACAATGCAGACGTTGATGGAAGACCACAGATGGAGAAACCCaatgaagtagagagagaggaggaggatgtactcCTTTCAGAGGACTATTTTCTACCTGTTTCCACCACACCCTCAGCACCAGTTTTAGGGACCAGGTTTTCACAAAGCTGGAAAGGAACAAACGGTAATTTTGGTTGGCCTCATTACCTCAGCTCAGCAGCCAGCCCGGTGTCCACTAGCATGGGGACCACTGAGAACACACATGTGCCCCAGAGTGAAGAAAATGATGATGAAAACACTGACATTTATGTCCATTTTGATGTGGAAGACGGCAATGTTGGTACAACCATCGAATGTACCACCACTGCCCCTGTCAGCCATGACTATGAAGATGGCACCGTAACCACAACAATGGTAGAAGAGGTGAAAGAAGTGGGTGTTTTGGACTACAATTCCCACCAGGAGACTGCAATTGGACTACAATCCCCTGGCTACCAAGATGAAACGGAGAGCCCGGTTCCACCCCTGGATCCACCTTCCCCAGGTCCTGTGTTTGAGTTTGAAACATACGAGGACAGCTTTTTCACCACAACCCTGTCCCAATGGGAGGCAACCACCTCTCTTCCATACGCGCCACCAGCCCCAGACTCCACTGAGGATTACAATGGCGTTTTCCCTGGTGAACCAGACTTTGATCAGCAGGACTTTGAAATTGAGCCCAATGCTGATAGCGAAGTCAATTTAGGGGTCACCGACAGTGACTTCACCGTGACCTCACGTCCTGTCTCTCAGGAGCCACATCttccaccctctcctcccccacctcttTCCCATTCACTCTCAGGAAACCAGGAGAACATCAAACACAGCACATCAACAACTGGAAGtgactcctctcctcctacttatCTGGAAGGAGACCCTCAGTCTCCACCTCCGTCAATGTTAGCAGAGACAGAGCCAGCCacagcccagttagagacagacatTTCAGCACAGTCCTCCACGACTGGGCCAACTCCATCTAAAGGGGCCAATGCGGGCCCTCCAGTCCCCTCCCCATACGGGTGGTCAGAGATTGACTACAATGAGATCCTCATCCCCCCCATGCTGAGATCCAGGGGCTTGGACCCTCCCCTCACATACCAGCCCCCAGTGGATGTCACCACAACCACTCCCCAGGATGGCACGAAACCCATGCCCCTCACCCAGTCTGAGCCAGCCGTGCCCCCCACCCAGTCCCCTGAGCCAGCCGTGCCCCCCACCCAGTCCCCTGAGCCAGCCGTGCCCCCCACCCAGTCCTCTGCGCCAGCCGTGCCCCCCACCCAGTCCCCTGAGCCAGCTGTGCCCCCCACCCAGTCCCCTGAGCCAGCTGTGCCCCCCACCCAGTCCTCTGAGCCAGCTGTGCCCCCCACCCAGTCCCCTGAGCCAGCTGTGCCTCCCACCCAGTCCTCTGAGCCAGCCATGCCCACTCTGCCAACCCATTCTCCCACTACACTCTGGTGGACACCAGAGCCAACCCCAGTGCCAAGCCAAGCTTCAACTCCAATCGCCACAGCTTCAACTCCAATCGCCACAGCTTCAACTCCAATCGCCACAGCTTCAACTCCAATCGCCACAGCTTCAACTCCAATCGCCACAGCTTCAACTCCAATCGCCACAGCTTCCTTCTGGAGAGCCGGCAACTGGAGCGCA TGTTCTACTAGCTGTGGTCTGGGGGCCATCTGGAGGCTGGTGGTCTGCAGCACGGGACTGGTGTCTGACTGTGACCTGACCAAGAGGCCTGTGCCGGCCCGGCGCTGCTACCTCCGACCCTGCTCCTCCTGGAGGATAGGGAACTGGACCAAG TGTTCCAAGAACTGTGGTGGTGGGGTGACCCTGCGTGAGATCCACTGCTTTGACACCAGGGACCAGAGGCCTTTGCGGCCCTTCCACTGTCAGACTGTGTCTACCCGGCCGGTGGCCCGCATGCCCTGCCTACCCCAGCCCTGCCTGGACTGGTACTCTTCTTCCTGGGGACAG tgctctgaggtgtgtgggggaggggagcAGCAGCGTCTGGTTACCTGTCCAGAAGAGGATCGCTGTGATGAGGACCATCTGCCCAGCAACATCCAGGCCTGTAACAGCCAACCCTGTACCCAATGGGTCACTGGCTCCTGGGGACAG